In the genome of Chlamydia sp., the window GTGCCCACAGTTAGCAGAGTTATATAATCCGCAAAAGGCATCTGAAGCCCTAAGCCAGGGCAAAGTTGTTATCTGTACGATGGGGGCAGGCGCACCGTACTTAACAACAGACACAGGCGCAGCTTTGCGTGCTTGTGAATTAAAAGTCGATGTTTTGCTTAAGGCAACGATGCATGTGGATGGTATCTATGATAAAGATCCTCGTGAATTCGTTGATGCAGTAAAGTACGACCACATCTCTTATAGAGATTTTCTTTCTCAAGGGCTAGGAGCGATTGATCCTGCAGCAGTATCTTTGTGTATGGATTCAGGAATCCCAATTAAAATGTTTAGCTTTGCCAGACACTCCTTGGAAGAGGCAATCTTTAATGCTGTTGGTACAGTAGTATCTTCTACAGAAGGAGGGCAACTATGACGCTCGCTTCTGCAGAGAAAGAGATGTCCGGGGTTTTAACGTTTTTCCAGAAAGAGACTCGTGGATTTAGAACTGGGAAAGCACACCCGGCTCTGGTAGAGACGGTTACCGTTGAAGTGTATGGGACTACGATGCGGCTCTCAGATATCGCATCAGTTAGTGTATCTGATACGCGACAACTTTTAATCTCCCCTTACGATGCGGGGACTGTTTCTGCTATTTCTAAAGGGATTTTAGCTGCGAATTTAAACCTTCAGCCTGTGGTGGAAGGTTCTACTGTTCGGATCAATATTCCCGAGCCTACGGAAGAATACAGACGTGAAGTTATCAAGCAACTGAAACGAAAAAGTGAAGAAGCGAAGGTTTCTATTCGTGGTATTCGCCGTAATTTTAATGATAGACTGAAAAAAGACAACAGTCTAACAGAAGATGCTGTGAAAGGGTTGGAAAAGAAAATTCAAGAACTCACAGATAAGTTTTGTAAGCAGATAGAAGAGCTTGCGAAGCAAAAAGAGGCAGAATTAGCTTCGGTATAATCTGCTTTTTTGCAGTCGACTTTTTCTTCAAAGTAAACGAGTTAAGAGAAAAAGGAATTTGCAGAAAAAAAGGATTTAATGGTAGCATTACTTCCGTCCTGGCCCCATCGTCTAGCCTGGCCCAGGACATCGGATTTTCATTCCGGTAACAGGGGTTCGAATCCCCTTGGGGTCATTAGTAAAAAGAAATATGGGTCTTTAGCTCAGCGGTTAGAGCATCTCACTTTTAATGAGAGGGTCGAAGGTTCGAATCCTTCAAGACCCATTTCTTTTTTCTTCCTATCAAAAACATTTC includes:
- the pyrH gene encoding UMP kinase translates to MMKKRVKRVLFKISGEALSDANSNNRISEERLSRLIAELKVVRNADVEVAVVIGGGNILRGLSQSQNLQINRVSADQMGMLATLINGMALADALKTEDVPNLLTSTLSCPQLAELYNPQKASEALSQGKVVICTMGAGAPYLTTDTGAALRACELKVDVLLKATMHVDGIYDKDPREFVDAVKYDHISYRDFLSQGLGAIDPAAVSLCMDSGIPIKMFSFARHSLEEAIFNAVGTVVSSTEGGQL
- the frr gene encoding ribosome recycling factor; protein product: MTLASAEKEMSGVLTFFQKETRGFRTGKAHPALVETVTVEVYGTTMRLSDIASVSVSDTRQLLISPYDAGTVSAISKGILAANLNLQPVVEGSTVRINIPEPTEEYRREVIKQLKRKSEEAKVSIRGIRRNFNDRLKKDNSLTEDAVKGLEKKIQELTDKFCKQIEELAKQKEAELASV